The following proteins are co-located in the Flectobacillus major DSM 103 genome:
- a CDS encoding Eco57I restriction-modification methylase domain-containing protein, translated as MTYNELKTLLQKKYSLDNFKDLLNYLFPQIIQYFEFPQELFQEQDKVVKGFQFGSIILSDGKSIALFEVEVAESINIIKNRKGLRDIANKYIDNGIINGALVVFYASNKVDYRLSFMAKQTGFNEDGDFVNNQTAPKRYTFILGKNESCTTATRRLAELKEKVDVGGLQAIIEAFSVDKLNKDFFKGYKEQYERFWKYLNAHADYRSLLIDKEQSIQEKAEKPIRDFAKKLLGRIVFLYFLQKKGWMGVPILEQNWQNGDPNFIKNFFQSFTNKSHFYSHGLVKLFFETLNHERNNHIFELTNTKIPYLNGGLFDNDLPETNHFNFPEEFFEGLFGFFDQYNFTIDENDPDDANIGIDPEMLGHIFENLLEENKDKGTFYTPKAIVQYMCQESLIQYLRTHLGDELSEDLSNFIRFNERGKTKGFIVQNARKIEELLDNVKICDPAIGSGAFPMGMLQEIFKAKMTLDLTLDPAETKRHIIQHSIYGVDLERGAVDIARLRFWLALVVDEEIPSPLPNLDYKIMQGNSLLESFEGIPLANLQQTQKVITLIEGGQQLDIFGNVIANQTRMEFLDERKQDLDELIDAYFDANSQYKAQIKSQINTIVHEHLHYNVDLKLAETQTKIVELENEISLVNIHENDPKAKREKKEKVLNTKRKALGVLHKEELRLENVLLLLDHIQETNERPYFLWHLFFKDVFEQGGFDIVIGNPPYIQLQNDGGYLAKLFEKEDFESFERTGDIYSLFYEQGYKSLKNNGLLCYITSNKWMRAGYGESLRNFFAIKTNPLILIDFAGQKIFENATVDTNILLFTKSMNIGLTQTCVIKESIFSITDYLNKNKVLTNFTNSESWVVLNPIELRIKEKIERIGTPLKNWDIQINYGIKTGFNEAFIISGEKKDELIAADPKSAEIIRPILRGRDIKRYGYEFADLWLINTFPSLKIDIENYPAVKEHLMSFGYDRLKQTGDLNARKKTNNKWFETQDSISYWEDFYKPKIVYPEITKFLNFYYDQNAVLVNNKCFILTGEHLFFLMAFFNSI; from the coding sequence ATGACCTATAACGAACTGAAAACTTTATTACAAAAGAAATATTCTCTGGATAACTTCAAGGATTTATTAAATTATTTATTCCCTCAAATTATTCAATATTTTGAATTTCCTCAAGAGCTTTTTCAAGAACAAGATAAAGTAGTAAAGGGCTTTCAATTCGGAAGTATCATTCTTTCGGATGGGAAAAGTATTGCATTATTTGAAGTAGAAGTTGCTGAAAGTATCAATATCATCAAAAATCGAAAAGGGTTGCGTGACATAGCTAATAAGTATATTGATAACGGTATTATTAATGGTGCTTTAGTTGTATTTTATGCAAGTAATAAAGTTGATTATAGGCTCTCTTTTATGGCTAAACAAACTGGGTTTAACGAAGATGGAGACTTTGTAAATAATCAAACAGCACCTAAACGATATACTTTTATTTTAGGAAAAAATGAATCCTGTACCACTGCTACAAGACGACTTGCAGAACTCAAAGAAAAAGTTGATGTGGGAGGGTTACAAGCAATTATTGAAGCCTTTTCAGTAGATAAACTTAATAAAGATTTCTTTAAAGGCTATAAAGAGCAGTATGAGAGATTTTGGAAATATCTTAATGCTCATGCAGATTATCGAAGTTTACTAATTGATAAAGAACAAAGTATTCAAGAAAAAGCAGAAAAACCTATCCGAGATTTTGCTAAAAAACTACTCGGACGTATTGTCTTTTTATATTTTTTACAAAAAAAAGGTTGGATGGGCGTGCCGATTTTAGAGCAAAACTGGCAAAATGGAGACCCTAATTTTATCAAAAACTTTTTTCAAAGCTTTACAAACAAATCACATTTTTACTCACATGGTTTGGTGAAATTATTCTTTGAGACCCTAAATCATGAGCGTAATAACCATATTTTTGAGCTAACAAATACAAAAATTCCTTACTTGAATGGAGGATTGTTTGATAATGATTTACCTGAAACGAATCATTTTAATTTTCCAGAAGAGTTTTTTGAAGGATTATTTGGCTTTTTCGACCAGTATAATTTTACAATTGACGAAAATGACCCTGATGATGCTAATATAGGTATTGACCCCGAAATGTTAGGGCATATTTTTGAAAATTTGCTGGAAGAAAATAAAGATAAAGGTACTTTCTATACACCTAAGGCTATTGTGCAGTATATGTGTCAAGAAAGTTTGATTCAATACTTGCGTACTCATTTAGGAGATGAGTTAAGTGAAGACTTATCTAATTTTATCCGATTTAATGAACGTGGGAAAACAAAGGGATTTATTGTACAGAATGCTCGTAAAATAGAAGAACTACTGGATAATGTAAAAATATGCGACCCCGCTATCGGTTCTGGAGCTTTTCCGATGGGAATGCTTCAAGAAATTTTTAAGGCAAAAATGACCTTAGACTTAACTCTTGACCCTGCTGAAACAAAGCGTCATATAATTCAACATTCTATTTACGGAGTGGATTTGGAGCGTGGAGCTGTGGATATTGCTCGGTTGAGGTTTTGGTTGGCTTTAGTTGTAGATGAAGAAATACCAAGTCCATTACCAAACCTTGATTATAAAATAATGCAAGGGAATAGCCTTTTAGAGAGTTTTGAAGGTATTCCGCTCGCTAATTTGCAACAAACCCAAAAAGTAATTACACTTATTGAAGGTGGACAACAGCTTGATATTTTTGGCAATGTAATTGCCAACCAAACTCGAATGGAGTTTTTGGATGAACGCAAACAAGACCTCGATGAATTAATAGATGCTTATTTTGATGCTAATAGCCAATATAAAGCTCAAATAAAAAGCCAAATAAATACGATTGTACATGAACACTTGCATTACAATGTAGATTTAAAATTGGCAGAGACACAAACAAAAATTGTAGAATTAGAAAATGAAATTAGTCTGGTAAATATCCATGAGAATGACCCAAAAGCCAAACGAGAAAAAAAAGAAAAAGTATTAAATACAAAACGAAAGGCTCTTGGAGTACTTCATAAAGAGGAGCTACGCTTAGAAAATGTGTTGCTATTGCTCGACCACATTCAAGAAACAAATGAACGACCCTACTTTCTTTGGCATCTATTTTTTAAAGATGTTTTTGAGCAAGGAGGCTTTGATATTGTAATTGGCAATCCACCGTACATACAGCTACAAAATGATGGTGGATACTTAGCTAAACTATTTGAAAAAGAGGACTTTGAATCATTCGAGAGAACAGGTGACATTTATTCTCTTTTTTATGAACAAGGGTATAAATCTCTAAAAAATAATGGTTTATTGTGCTATATAACATCTAATAAATGGATGAGAGCAGGTTACGGTGAATCTTTAAGAAATTTTTTTGCTATAAAAACTAACCCTCTCATATTAATTGACTTTGCAGGGCAGAAGATTTTTGAAAATGCTACCGTTGACACTAATATTTTGCTTTTTACTAAGAGCATGAATATAGGACTAACACAGACATGTGTCATTAAAGAAAGTATTTTCTCTATCACAGATTATCTTAATAAAAATAAGGTACTTACTAACTTTACAAATTCTGAGAGCTGGGTCGTACTAAATCCAATTGAACTCCGTATTAAAGAAAAAATTGAACGTATTGGCACTCCTCTGAAAAACTGGGATATTCAAATTAATTACGGTATTAAAACAGGATTTAATGAAGCGTTTATTATTAGTGGTGAAAAAAAAGACGAACTCATTGCTGCCGACCCCAAATCTGCTGAAATTATACGCCCTATTCTTCGTGGCAGAGATATTAAACGTTATGGGTATGAATTTGCTGATTTATGGTTGATTAATACTTTCCCAAGTCTAAAAATTGATATTGAAAATTACCCTGCTGTAAAAGAGCATCTTATGAGTTTCGGTTATGACCGTTTGAAACAAACAGGAGACTTGAATGCTCGAAAAAAAACTAATAATAAGTGGTTTGAAACACAGGATAGTATAAGTTATTGGGAGGATTTTTATAAGCCGAAAATTGTATATCCTGAAATAACAAAATTTTTAAATTTCTATTATGACCAAAATGCTGTTTTAGTAAATAATAAATGTTTTATATTAACTGGTGAACATTTATTTTTTCTTATGGCGTTTTTTAACTCCATATAA
- a CDS encoding ankyrin repeat domain-containing protein gives MKKLIVVAVALCSFTAKAQKNTLLEQSFWRNQPSVEVVKAEVEKGNSPSQLNPMAFDAVVMAINAQAPNETIKYLLSQPGNTTDKITHDSRTYLHWAANRGNVEIMEYLVAKGAKANVEDSHGSTPLNFAAQGGQTNTQVYDICLRSGANLKKDLNQDGANALLLAVANDKDLVLTNYFVSKGLDLKSTDKEGNNAFAYAARSGNISLLKALLEKGVSATDEAFIAAAQGSRRGANTLDVFQYLESLKLKPTAISKSGENALHFIVRKPKQNDIIAYFLSKGVDVNKADNEGNTVLINAAATNRDTTALALLLPLVKNINQANLKGVTALAMAVRSNSPEVVRYLINKGAAINVVDKSGDNLAAYLVQSYSNGQGPGPKAEDFDTKLKVLQDKGFDIKAAQKNGNTLFHLAIAKNDLSLLKRIEALGIDINAKNTEGLTALHKAAMIAKDDNILKYLLSIGAKKEAETNFKETAFDLANENETLAKNKISINFLK, from the coding sequence ATGAAAAAACTCATCGTTGTAGCAGTTGCCTTGTGTAGTTTTACGGCAAAAGCTCAAAAGAATACCCTTTTAGAACAATCTTTTTGGAGAAATCAACCTAGTGTTGAAGTCGTAAAAGCCGAAGTAGAAAAAGGTAATAGCCCTTCGCAGCTGAACCCTATGGCTTTTGATGCTGTAGTGATGGCCATTAATGCACAAGCTCCTAATGAGACTATCAAATATTTGCTATCTCAACCAGGTAATACGACCGATAAAATAACGCATGATAGCCGTACATATTTGCACTGGGCTGCTAACAGAGGGAATGTCGAAATTATGGAGTATTTGGTGGCTAAGGGTGCAAAAGCCAATGTAGAAGATAGCCACGGCTCTACGCCATTGAATTTTGCAGCACAAGGTGGTCAGACCAACACACAGGTATATGATATTTGTTTGCGTAGTGGGGCAAATTTGAAAAAAGACCTGAACCAAGATGGTGCTAATGCCTTGCTATTGGCGGTGGCTAATGACAAAGACCTCGTGTTGACCAACTATTTTGTATCGAAAGGACTTGATTTGAAAAGTACCGATAAAGAAGGCAATAACGCTTTTGCTTATGCTGCACGAAGTGGCAATATCAGCTTACTAAAAGCTTTGTTGGAGAAAGGGGTAAGTGCTACAGACGAAGCTTTTATTGCTGCCGCTCAGGGTAGTCGCCGAGGAGCTAATACTTTAGACGTATTTCAATATCTTGAAAGCTTAAAACTCAAACCAACGGCCATCAGTAAAAGCGGAGAAAATGCTCTTCACTTTATTGTTCGTAAACCCAAGCAAAATGATATTATCGCTTATTTCTTGTCAAAAGGCGTTGATGTGAACAAGGCCGACAACGAAGGTAATACGGTATTGATAAATGCTGCAGCAACCAATCGTGATACTACAGCCTTAGCATTATTGCTTCCTCTAGTAAAAAATATCAATCAGGCTAATCTTAAAGGTGTAACTGCTTTGGCAATGGCCGTTCGTAGCAATTCGCCCGAAGTTGTTCGTTATTTGATTAACAAAGGGGCTGCTATCAATGTTGTAGATAAAAGTGGCGATAATCTTGCTGCATACTTGGTTCAATCATATAGCAATGGACAAGGCCCTGGCCCTAAGGCTGAAGATTTTGATACTAAATTAAAAGTACTTCAAGATAAAGGTTTTGATATAAAAGCTGCTCAAAAAAATGGGAATACTCTTTTCCATTTGGCGATTGCTAAAAATGATTTATCATTGCTAAAACGTATCGAGGCTCTTGGTATAGATATAAATGCTAAAAACACTGAAGGGCTTACGGCATTGCACAAAGCGGCTATGATTGCAAAAGATGATAATATCTTGAAATACCTTTTATCAATCGGAGCGAAAAAAGAAGCTGAAACAAACTTCAAAGAAACAGCTTTTGACTTAGCAAACGAAAACGAAACTTTAGCTAAAAATAAAATATCTATCAACTTTTTAAAATAA
- a CDS encoding PepSY domain-containing protein gives MTISIWRYSHLILAVSSFLFLALASITGVILAFEPIVGTVNTHQVGDFKSITLSQTLPQLRKKYPDISELSVDAHQSVIIKGSNIDGNNKAVYVNPLDGKVLGIPSPKNEFFQWTTDLHRSLFIHETGRFLIGLTAFLLLLISISGTILIIQRQRGVKRFFTKIVKENFAQYYHVVLGRLSLIPILIIALTGTYLSLVRFELIKSEKVSLDIDFDAIKSSPAQKPEDFAIFKNTKLSEVESIEFPFSEDVEDYYTFKLKDRELAVNQITGEILAEKKYPTAQLLTNLSLDLHTGRTGFLWAIILAIASCNILFFIYSGFAITFKRKAKGIKNKYSAEESKFIILVGSENGSTLQFASSVHEQLIQSGEKSFLAEMNQYRVFPKAEHLLVMTATYGLGDAPTNAQKFASLLAKYPQQNPIRFSVLGFGSHAYPDFCQFAFEVNQLLNQQNWAKPLVGIHTVADKSPSEFGLWAEAWTQQTNLPISLKIESPKAEEQSTLKVLHHTKNTFSEDTFMLRLVPQEKVKVTSGDLLAIYPANDHRERLYSIGLIDKEIQLSVKLHQNGLGSNYLYNLNVEETISAKIVRNKAFHFPKKASSVMMICNGTGIAPFLGMISQNKKQIPLQLYCGFRTHTSLEIYQASLKAFQENQQLQQLHIALSREGTKQYVGDLVKRDAQQFAEVLQNKGVIMICGSLAMQKDVVEVLDIICQEKIGKSVSYFQSHGQILMDCY, from the coding sequence ATGACAATTTCAATCTGGAGATACAGCCACTTAATACTGGCTGTATCTTCTTTTTTATTCCTTGCTCTGGCTTCAATAACGGGTGTAATTCTTGCTTTTGAACCTATCGTCGGTACTGTAAATACACATCAAGTTGGTGATTTTAAAAGTATTACTTTATCACAGACGCTTCCACAATTAAGAAAGAAATATCCTGATATTAGCGAGTTAAGTGTGGATGCTCATCAATCGGTCATCATCAAAGGCAGTAACATCGACGGCAACAATAAAGCAGTTTATGTAAATCCGCTCGATGGCAAAGTACTGGGTATTCCTTCGCCAAAAAATGAGTTTTTCCAGTGGACAACCGATTTACACCGCTCTCTTTTCATCCATGAAACGGGTCGTTTTTTGATTGGCTTAACAGCTTTTTTATTACTCCTAATTAGTATTTCGGGAACGATACTTATCATTCAAAGACAAAGAGGCGTAAAACGCTTTTTTACCAAAATCGTCAAAGAAAATTTTGCTCAATACTATCACGTAGTGTTGGGACGCTTGTCGCTGATTCCGATATTAATAATCGCTCTGACGGGAACGTATCTTTCTTTGGTAAGATTTGAGCTTATCAAAAGTGAAAAAGTATCTTTAGACATAGACTTTGATGCCATCAAATCTTCGCCAGCACAAAAGCCCGAAGATTTTGCTATTTTTAAAAACACCAAACTGTCGGAAGTAGAAAGTATTGAGTTTCCTTTTTCGGAAGACGTAGAAGATTATTATACTTTCAAATTAAAAGACAGAGAGCTTGCGGTCAACCAAATTACAGGTGAAATTTTGGCTGAAAAAAAGTATCCTACGGCTCAGTTATTGACCAATCTTAGTCTTGATTTGCATACGGGCAGAACAGGTTTTCTGTGGGCAATTATCTTGGCAATTGCTTCTTGCAACATTTTGTTTTTTATCTATTCGGGCTTTGCGATTACTTTTAAACGAAAAGCAAAAGGTATCAAAAACAAGTACAGTGCCGAAGAAAGTAAATTTATCATTTTGGTAGGTTCTGAAAACGGAAGTACTTTACAGTTTGCTTCGTCGGTGCATGAGCAGTTGATTCAAAGCGGTGAAAAATCATTTTTAGCCGAAATGAATCAGTACCGAGTATTTCCAAAAGCCGAACATTTATTGGTAATGACAGCCACTTATGGTTTAGGCGACGCTCCGACCAATGCCCAAAAATTTGCTTCATTACTGGCAAAATATCCACAACAGAATCCTATTCGTTTTTCAGTGTTAGGTTTTGGTTCGCACGCTTACCCAGATTTTTGTCAGTTTGCTTTTGAAGTAAACCAATTATTGAATCAGCAAAATTGGGCAAAACCTTTGGTGGGCATTCATACCGTTGCCGATAAATCGCCAAGTGAATTTGGTTTATGGGCTGAAGCTTGGACACAGCAAACGAATTTGCCTATTTCTTTAAAAATTGAAAGTCCTAAAGCAGAAGAACAGAGTACTTTAAAAGTGCTTCACCATACAAAAAATACTTTTTCGGAAGATACTTTTATGCTTCGCCTTGTTCCGCAAGAAAAAGTAAAAGTTACTTCTGGAGATTTATTGGCGATTTATCCAGCCAACGACCACCGAGAAAGATTGTATTCGATTGGATTGATTGACAAAGAAATTCAGTTGAGTGTTAAACTTCACCAAAATGGTTTAGGCTCAAATTACTTGTATAATTTGAATGTGGAAGAAACGATTTCAGCTAAAATCGTCAGAAATAAAGCTTTCCATTTTCCTAAAAAAGCAAGTTCTGTGATGATGATTTGTAACGGAACGGGCATTGCTCCTTTTCTGGGCATGATTAGTCAAAATAAAAAGCAGATTCCTTTACAGCTTTATTGCGGTTTCCGTACTCATACTTCTTTAGAAATTTACCAAGCATCACTCAAAGCATTTCAAGAAAATCAGCAATTACAACAACTGCATATTGCTTTATCCAGAGAAGGAACGAAACAATATGTAGGCGATTTAGTAAAACGAGATGCCCAACAATTTGCCGAAGTATTACAAAACAAAGGCGTAATTATGATTTGTGGCTCGCTAGCCATGCAAAAAGATGTAGTTGAAGTACTGGATATTATTTGTCAGGAAAAAATAGGGAAAAGTGTAAGCTACTTCCAATCGCATGGACAGATTTTGATGGACTGTTATTGA
- a CDS encoding DUF2271 domain-containing protein — MRNFCKIGFFVVLLSLVQSFTSSAQTTKYKCMIQMTNYMGEGAYIVVSIVDAKGGYDKTLYVLGSDKKWYKTLKEWHKAYLKKPSNISAITGASAAGGDRSVVELEIETSKLNANYKLRFESAVEDKPYYVKDLEIPLTTEGLSAKSEGTGYIRYVRFSAN; from the coding sequence ATGCGTAATTTCTGTAAAATTGGCTTTTTTGTTGTGCTATTAAGCCTTGTTCAATCCTTTACTTCCTCAGCACAAACTACTAAGTACAAATGTATGATTCAGATGACCAATTACATGGGCGAAGGAGCATACATCGTGGTATCTATCGTAGATGCAAAAGGTGGCTACGACAAAACTTTGTACGTGTTGGGTTCTGATAAAAAATGGTACAAAACCCTAAAAGAATGGCATAAAGCTTACTTGAAAAAACCAAGTAACATCAGTGCGATTACGGGTGCTTCGGCAGCGGGTGGCGATAGAAGTGTGGTAGAACTTGAAATTGAAACTTCAAAACTGAATGCAAACTATAAATTACGCTTTGAAAGTGCCGTTGAAGACAAACCATATTATGTAAAAGACCTTGAAATTCCGTTGACTACGGAAGGGCTTTCGGCTAAAAGCGAAGGTACAGGGTATATCCGCTACGTGCGTTTTAGTGCTAACTAA
- a CDS encoding alkaline phosphatase, whose product MKKNILLLMLLMGMVDGYAQTKVYTMKNAHAHNDYLHNLPFYEAYGLQYGMIEADVFPQGNDLMVAHEKAEIEPQRTFKKLYLEPLIQQIQLRKGKAYANGQQLQLLIDIKEGGIEALKILTEQIKPYYSYFDTQSNPNAVQIIISGDMPSPTTYAQFDKAFFFDGRPKQVYSQEAFERVPLISTSMSDFTRWNGKGLITAPQYRKVKSFVDSVHATGKLVRLWGVPNSITAYKTLIKLGVDYIGTDNLPELAGFLKNLVSYSAAPIQQHIPYLPTYQSDGIAKRSKNVILLIGDGMGLAQIYSGMTANGGKLNWANFKNVGFSKTNSADSFCTDSAAGATALSTGEKTNNRYIGMDTLQKPLQNISEILATQKKKIGLVVSEEITGATPASFYAHEPERDWYSLIAEHLPTSPVDLTIGAGIESFKPEVMKALHQKGKVLSSLDELKKASAKDRNFVFVSKDEVRPKHEGRGSYLSDAFDAAVDKLQQSPNGFFLMLEGSKIDWGGHANNLNYVVNEMLDFDEVIGKALAFADKNGETTIVITADHETGGLSLLDGNFHTGAVDGNFSTNDHSGILVPVMAYGPNASQFRGVYENNTIFKKLLACFGLAKSK is encoded by the coding sequence ATGAAAAAAAACATTCTCTTACTAATGCTACTGATGGGTATGGTAGATGGATACGCCCAAACCAAGGTGTATACCATGAAAAACGCCCATGCCCACAACGATTATCTTCACAATTTGCCCTTCTATGAGGCATACGGTTTACAATACGGTATGATAGAAGCCGATGTTTTCCCTCAAGGAAATGACCTAATGGTAGCTCATGAAAAAGCCGAAATAGAGCCTCAGCGTACATTCAAAAAGCTCTATTTAGAGCCTCTTATTCAGCAAATACAACTGCGGAAAGGCAAGGCCTATGCCAACGGCCAGCAGCTCCAATTGTTGATTGATATTAAAGAAGGAGGAATAGAAGCCCTCAAAATTCTTACAGAGCAAATCAAGCCCTATTACTCGTATTTTGATACCCAAAGTAATCCTAATGCAGTACAAATTATCATTTCTGGAGATATGCCTTCTCCAACAACGTATGCCCAATTTGATAAAGCTTTCTTTTTTGATGGTCGCCCCAAACAAGTATATTCGCAAGAAGCTTTTGAGCGAGTACCGCTTATTAGTACAAGTATGAGCGACTTTACTCGTTGGAATGGAAAAGGACTTATTACAGCTCCGCAATACCGTAAGGTGAAGAGTTTTGTAGATTCTGTACATGCTACTGGCAAACTCGTTCGCCTTTGGGGTGTACCCAATTCTATTACTGCTTATAAAACTTTGATAAAACTAGGCGTAGATTATATCGGTACAGATAATTTGCCCGAATTGGCAGGTTTCTTAAAAAACCTAGTAAGCTACTCGGCAGCACCGATTCAACAACATATTCCGTATTTACCTACCTATCAGTCTGATGGTATAGCCAAGCGTTCTAAAAATGTAATTCTATTGATAGGCGATGGTATGGGGCTTGCCCAAATTTATAGTGGAATGACAGCCAATGGAGGTAAATTGAACTGGGCAAACTTTAAAAATGTAGGTTTCTCCAAAACCAATTCGGCTGATAGCTTTTGTACCGACTCGGCCGCAGGAGCTACTGCATTATCGACTGGCGAAAAAACTAATAACCGCTATATTGGCATGGATACCCTCCAAAAGCCCCTTCAAAATATTAGTGAAATATTGGCTACACAAAAGAAAAAAATAGGGCTGGTAGTATCTGAAGAAATAACAGGTGCAACACCCGCCTCTTTTTATGCTCACGAGCCAGAGCGTGATTGGTATTCGTTGATAGCCGAACATTTGCCAACAAGCCCCGTCGACCTCACCATCGGAGCAGGAATCGAGTCGTTTAAGCCAGAAGTAATGAAAGCCCTTCATCAAAAGGGTAAAGTGTTGTCGAGCCTAGACGAACTTAAAAAAGCCAGTGCCAAAGACCGCAATTTTGTATTTGTATCTAAAGACGAAGTCCGCCCAAAACATGAAGGACGAGGCTCATATCTTTCTGATGCTTTTGATGCTGCTGTCGACAAGCTTCAGCAGTCACCCAATGGTTTTTTCTTGATGTTAGAAGGCTCTAAAATTGACTGGGGAGGACACGCCAATAACCTGAATTATGTAGTAAATGAAATGCTAGATTTTGATGAAGTAATAGGAAAAGCCCTAGCTTTTGCCGATAAAAATGGCGAAACAACCATCGTGATTACTGCTGACCACGAAACAGGTGGTTTGTCGCTATTGGATGGTAATTTCCACACTGGTGCTGTTGATGGTAATTTTTCTACCAATGACCACTCAGGGATTTTAGTACCTGTAATGGCTTATGGCCCCAATGCTTCTCAATTTAGAGGTGTTTATGAAAACAATACGATTTTTAAAAAATTATTAGCATGCTTTGGTTTGGCCAAAAGCAAGTAA
- a CDS encoding trans-sulfuration enzyme family protein, which yields MKIETLAIKSTQMTDSNAGAVASPIYLSTTYERETDGSYAHGYIYSRNDNPNRQLLEKSIALLENGQVGFAFASGMAATTALFQAFKSGDHIITPDDAYFATNVLIEEVFGGWGLSLTKVDMTDLTAIKQAIRPNTRLIWIESPSNPQLKISDIQAISELAHGVGALCAVDNTWATPIIQRPLDLGADIVMHSTTKYFGGHGDVLGGALVVKEDVYLASKLRNIQKLTGAVPSPFECWLVARGIKTLALRVKAQTANAKALADYLNQHPQIEAVHYPGLPSHPQYAIAQKQMSDTGAMLSVQIKGDAQNAMNITGKLALFTTATSLGGVESLIEHRKSIEGPTSLTPDNLLRVSVGLENIEDLIADWEQALES from the coding sequence ATGAAAATAGAAACCCTTGCCATTAAAAGTACCCAAATGACCGACAGCAATGCTGGTGCGGTAGCCTCACCGATTTACCTTTCTACAACTTACGAAAGAGAAACCGACGGCTCTTATGCTCATGGCTATATTTACTCACGAAATGACAACCCAAATCGTCAGTTGTTGGAAAAGAGTATAGCCTTACTCGAAAATGGACAAGTAGGTTTTGCCTTTGCGTCGGGTATGGCTGCAACAACAGCTTTATTTCAAGCATTTAAAAGTGGCGACCATATTATTACTCCCGACGATGCGTATTTTGCTACTAATGTATTGATTGAAGAGGTATTTGGGGGCTGGGGACTGAGCCTCACGAAGGTAGATATGACCGACTTGACAGCTATCAAACAAGCCATTCGCCCCAATACCAGGCTAATATGGATAGAGTCGCCCTCTAATCCTCAATTGAAAATATCAGATATACAGGCTATTAGCGAATTGGCTCATGGTGTTGGGGCATTATGTGCTGTAGACAATACATGGGCAACGCCTATTATTCAACGACCGCTAGATTTAGGGGCAGATATAGTTATGCACTCTACAACCAAATATTTTGGCGGACACGGCGATGTACTAGGAGGTGCATTGGTAGTAAAAGAGGATGTGTATCTTGCTAGCAAACTTAGAAATATTCAAAAACTTACAGGGGCTGTACCATCGCCATTTGAGTGCTGGTTGGTAGCTCGTGGTATCAAAACATTGGCTCTTCGAGTAAAAGCTCAAACAGCCAATGCCAAAGCCCTTGCCGATTATTTGAATCAACATCCACAGATAGAGGCTGTACATTACCCTGGTTTGCCAAGTCATCCACAATATGCCATTGCTCAAAAACAAATGTCAGATACAGGAGCAATGTTATCGGTACAAATCAAAGGTGATGCACAAAATGCCATGAATATCACAGGTAAATTAGCATTGTTTACTACAGCGACCAGCTTGGGGGGAGTTGAAAGCCTCATAGAACATCGAAAGTCGATTGAGGGGCCAACTAGCCTAACACCCGATAATTTATTGAGGGTTTCGGTTGGCTTAGAAAATATTGAAGATTTGATAGCCGATTGGGAACAAGCCTTGGAAAGCTAA